Proteins found in one Paenibacillus dendritiformis genomic segment:
- a CDS encoding ABC transporter ATP-binding protein, which produces MEVLRAEQLSKVYGTKGRMTYTALKDIHLRVDEGEFVGIMGPSGSGKTTLLNILATIDKPTSGKLWINGTDPTKLSNKKLAHFRRRELGFVFQDFNLLDTLSIKENIILPLALDQISARDIEQRLADTIRWLGIEPILDKRTYEVSGGQKQRTAIARAVIHQPSLLLADELTGNLDSKAAKEVMNALEDLNENQNRTILMVTHDPFAASYCKRILFIKDGQIFSELRRGSNRQTFFQHILDSLSLLGGQFDDVPTARYQ; this is translated from the coding sequence ATGGAGGTTCTAAGAGCGGAGCAGCTGTCCAAAGTATATGGCACCAAAGGAAGAATGACGTATACGGCGCTCAAAGACATTCATTTGCGTGTGGATGAGGGAGAATTCGTGGGCATTATGGGCCCGTCGGGGAGCGGGAAGACGACGCTGCTCAATATTCTCGCGACGATAGATAAGCCGACTTCCGGCAAGCTCTGGATTAACGGAACCGATCCGACGAAGCTAAGCAACAAGAAGCTGGCGCATTTCCGCCGCCGGGAGCTCGGCTTCGTGTTTCAGGATTTCAATTTGCTGGATACGCTGAGTATTAAGGAGAATATCATTTTGCCGCTGGCGCTGGATCAGATCTCGGCGCGCGATATTGAGCAGCGGCTCGCCGATACGATTCGCTGGCTCGGCATCGAGCCGATTCTGGATAAGCGGACGTACGAGGTCTCGGGGGGGCAGAAGCAGCGGACAGCCATTGCGCGCGCGGTGATCCATCAGCCGTCCCTGCTGCTGGCGGACGAACTGACCGGGAATCTTGATTCGAAGGCGGCGAAGGAAGTGATGAACGCTCTCGAAGATCTGAATGAGAACCAGAACCGCACCATTCTCATGGTGACGCATGATCCGTTCGCAGCGAGCTACTGCAAGCGGATTTTGTTCATCAAGGACGGACAAATTTTTTCCGAGCTGCGCCGCGGCTCGAACCGGCAGACGTTCTTCCAACACATACTAGACTCGCTCAGTCTGTTAGGGGGCCAATTCGATGACGTACCGACAGCTCGCTATCAATAA
- a CDS encoding DUF485 domain-containing protein: MKHERVNYGQMAKSSRFHTLIQSKKRFIIPLTIFFFLFYFALPILTSYTTILNRPAVGAISWAWVFAFAQFIMTWVLCVLYARRAAKFDKLVAEINQEWSGERE, translated from the coding sequence ATGAAGCATGAACGCGTGAATTACGGCCAGATGGCCAAGTCGTCCCGGTTTCATACGTTAATTCAGAGCAAGAAGCGCTTCATTATCCCGCTGACGATCTTCTTTTTCCTCTTCTATTTCGCCCTGCCGATCCTGACTTCCTACACCACGATATTGAACCGGCCCGCGGTTGGCGCGATTTCCTGGGCCTGGGTATTCGCCTTCGCCCAATTCATCATGACTTGGGTCCTATGTGTCCTCTACGCCCGCAGAGCGGCCAAATTCGATAAACTGGTGGCCGAAATCAATCAGGAATGGAGTGGGGAACGCGAATGA
- a CDS encoding alpha-amylase family protein — MKTSYVCLYDPSFPSASDALPPAMRDRLAAEWKIVQADQLAEALDAQQGGVFINLHAPYFPKNAWASIAAFLERGGHLLSAGGSPFRIPVYRDGSGWTAEPEQTAYHQRLRIHECMPVQAERFERFAANVERPLFEQAAPLWPASPTCSFVLWVTRHDDCPGEHGSAGPMDAHIIPLVTALDRDGREVGAPVVLLENTKGEFAGTRWLFVNQPLTAEFLEQAGAESLLAWARYCSYGVSDWWLKPGLACYEPGERPKLTLQTQLLPAARASYGAGGPLAASRRSAADAAEVVWQASVELTADDGEVLWRSELAIRCGRELERMTLKPDTVLAPGMYRVNARLVSGTGEVRLLRQGFWCRDEELLRSGSFLKAGRDYFERDGVPVPIVGMTYMSSDVARKFVFLPNTAVWDRDMAQMKKAGINLIRTGIWTAYRHIMYVDGHPSEDVLCALDAFFLTAKKHGIEVCFNFFSFAPELWEGTNPYLDPRSIEAQKRFIGAVVERHRHSSFVHWDLINEPSLFDPKRVFAGPRSAKDKYEIAAFREWLQERYAGDIRLLQERWGMTPEQVPGFHAIVPPEPQEINFDAQDMIKEKKGTRWLDYSLFTMEMLNRWVQAMRDTISFHQPEQLVCVGQDEALAAQRPSPFFYEASVDYTSNHSWWLYDQLIWDGVFTKTPYKPNLIQETGIMYGMTPDGFALRTEEQLRNILERKYAYAFATGCAGAVQWIWNTNFYMNNVNESNIGALRADGTEKPEADVSYDFGAFMQAAAPLFRDRELEPIVVIYPEANDLSNRRMAAEATSTAARVLAYELKVPFRAMGEYQLEALDDMPPRLIIVPSPHHMTDAALDRLLAFVERSGATLLITGPIGRNEYWQATARMDSLLGPRRLGSVVREERFLLAGREIPLSFGGRKIKQVFKETSADGSPSALVEQPIGRGKLLWVGLPVEWNDRHAAVAEVYAHAMQIASIEPDLRWEEGGSRPGVYGRCLTFAQGRLYLFVSESGQDETVRIVQPDNGTTYAFKLASERTVMFAANRQGELIAVYRPREVEIEVIK, encoded by the coding sequence ATGAAGACTTCTTATGTATGTCTATATGATCCAAGCTTCCCGTCCGCCAGCGATGCACTTCCTCCCGCCATGCGGGATCGCCTCGCCGCCGAATGGAAGATCGTACAAGCGGATCAGCTCGCCGAAGCGCTGGACGCGCAGCAGGGCGGCGTATTTATCAACCTGCACGCCCCATACTTTCCGAAGAACGCATGGGCGTCCATCGCCGCGTTCCTCGAACGGGGCGGACATCTGCTCAGCGCCGGCGGCTCCCCCTTCCGCATTCCCGTCTACCGCGACGGCAGCGGCTGGACGGCGGAGCCGGAACAGACGGCCTATCACCAGCGCCTTCGCATCCACGAGTGCATGCCGGTGCAGGCGGAACGGTTCGAACGCTTCGCCGCCAACGTGGAGCGCCCCTTGTTCGAGCAGGCGGCGCCGCTGTGGCCGGCCTCGCCGACCTGCAGCTTCGTGCTCTGGGTGACCCGGCACGACGACTGTCCCGGCGAGCACGGTTCCGCCGGCCCGATGGATGCCCACATCATTCCGCTCGTGACGGCGCTGGACCGCGATGGCCGGGAGGTCGGCGCGCCCGTCGTGCTGCTCGAGAACACGAAGGGCGAGTTCGCCGGCACCCGCTGGCTGTTCGTGAACCAGCCGCTGACAGCGGAGTTCCTGGAGCAGGCGGGAGCGGAGTCGCTCCTCGCCTGGGCCCGTTATTGCTCGTATGGCGTCAGCGATTGGTGGCTGAAGCCGGGCCTTGCCTGTTATGAGCCGGGCGAGCGCCCGAAGCTGACCCTGCAGACGCAGCTGCTGCCTGCGGCCCGGGCCAGCTACGGCGCTGGCGGACCGCTGGCCGCTTCGCGCCGAAGCGCGGCCGACGCCGCGGAAGTCGTCTGGCAGGCCAGCGTCGAGCTGACGGCGGACGACGGCGAAGTGCTGTGGCGCAGCGAGCTCGCCATCCGCTGCGGGCGGGAGCTGGAGCGGATGACCTTGAAGCCGGACACCGTGCTCGCTCCGGGCATGTACCGGGTGAATGCCCGGCTCGTGAGCGGCACGGGCGAGGTTCGCCTGCTGCGGCAGGGCTTCTGGTGCCGCGACGAAGAGCTGCTGCGGAGCGGCTCCTTCCTGAAGGCGGGCCGGGATTACTTCGAGCGCGACGGCGTTCCCGTTCCCATCGTCGGCATGACGTACATGTCGAGCGATGTGGCCCGCAAGTTCGTGTTCCTGCCAAATACGGCGGTATGGGATCGCGATATGGCCCAGATGAAGAAGGCCGGAATCAATCTGATCCGCACCGGCATCTGGACCGCCTACCGCCACATCATGTATGTGGACGGGCATCCGTCGGAGGATGTGCTGTGCGCCCTGGACGCCTTCTTCCTGACCGCGAAGAAGCACGGCATCGAAGTATGCTTCAACTTCTTCTCCTTCGCGCCGGAGCTGTGGGAAGGAACGAATCCGTACCTCGATCCGCGCAGCATCGAGGCGCAGAAGCGCTTTATCGGGGCAGTCGTCGAACGGCACCGCCACTCGTCGTTCGTCCACTGGGATCTGATCAACGAGCCGTCCCTCTTCGACCCGAAGCGGGTATTCGCCGGACCGCGCAGCGCGAAGGACAAGTATGAGATCGCGGCCTTCCGCGAATGGCTGCAGGAACGCTACGCCGGCGATATCCGCCTGCTGCAGGAGCGCTGGGGCATGACGCCGGAGCAGGTGCCGGGCTTCCACGCGATTGTGCCGCCGGAGCCGCAGGAGATTAACTTTGATGCCCAGGATATGATCAAGGAGAAAAAAGGAACGCGCTGGCTTGATTATTCACTGTTCACGATGGAGATGCTCAACCGGTGGGTGCAAGCGATGCGCGACACGATTTCGTTCCATCAGCCGGAGCAGCTCGTATGCGTCGGCCAGGATGAGGCGCTGGCGGCGCAGCGGCCAAGCCCGTTCTTCTATGAAGCGTCTGTGGACTATACGTCGAACCATTCGTGGTGGCTGTACGATCAGCTCATCTGGGACGGCGTGTTCACGAAAACGCCGTATAAGCCCAATCTCATTCAGGAGACGGGCATCATGTATGGCATGACGCCGGACGGCTTCGCCCTGCGGACGGAGGAGCAGCTGCGCAACATTTTGGAACGGAAATACGCCTATGCGTTTGCGACCGGCTGCGCCGGGGCGGTGCAATGGATCTGGAACACGAATTTCTATATGAACAATGTGAATGAATCCAATATCGGCGCGCTGCGCGCGGACGGCACGGAGAAGCCGGAGGCCGATGTCTCCTATGACTTCGGCGCATTCATGCAGGCGGCAGCCCCGCTCTTCCGGGATCGCGAGCTGGAGCCGATCGTCGTCATCTACCCGGAAGCGAACGATCTGTCTAACAGGCGAATGGCGGCCGAAGCGACGTCAACGGCGGCGCGCGTGCTGGCCTATGAGTTGAAGGTTCCGTTCCGGGCGATGGGAGAATACCAGCTGGAGGCGCTGGATGATATGCCGCCGCGTCTCATTATCGTGCCGTCTCCGCATCATATGACCGATGCGGCCCTCGATCGACTGCTCGCCTTCGTGGAGCGATCCGGCGCGACCCTGCTCATTACCGGCCCGATCGGCCGCAACGAATATTGGCAGGCGACCGCCCGGATGGACAGCCTGCTCGGTCCGCGGCGCCTCGGCAGCGTCGTGCGCGAGGAACGCTTCCTCCTCGCAGGACGGGAGATTCCGCTCTCGTTCGGCGGCCGCAAGATAAAGCAGGTGTTCAAAGAAACGAGTGCCGACGGCAGCCCGTCCGCGCTGGTGGAGCAGCCGATCGGACGCGGCAAGCTCCTCTGGGTCGGCCTCCCGGTCGAATGGAATGATCGGCATGCTGCCGTCGCGGAGGTGTACGCGCATGCCATGCAGATCGCATCCATTGAGCCTGATCTGCGCTGGGAGGAAGGCGGCAGCCGCCCGGGAGTGTACGGACGCTGCCTTACCTTCGCGCAGGGCCGTCTCTATCTGTTCGTATCCGAATCGGGGCAGGATGAGACTGTCCGCATCGTCCAGCCGGATAACGGAACAACATACGCTTTCAAGCTGGCCAGCGAACGCACCGTGATGTTCGCTGCCAATCGCCAGGGCGAGTTAATCGCCGTATACCGGCCTCGGGAAGTCGAGATCGAAGTCATCAAGTAA
- a CDS encoding response regulator transcription factor encodes MYRIMIVEDDDKIASILQSSLEKYDYKVTRATDFKALKEELLAVNPDLILLDIHLPAYDGFYWCRQFRMVTNAPIIFVSARTGEMDQVMAIENGGDDFITKPFHLDVLLAKVKGVLRRTYGEYASTNGGEELVVHGLSLHRSRNTLEWKGSRVDLTKNEALLLAVLMERAGHIVSRETLLETLWDDVDFVDDNTLTVNVTRVRKKLEEIGIHKAIETMRGQGYRLQTSWTEDGDWA; translated from the coding sequence ATGTATCGGATTATGATCGTTGAAGATGATGACAAGATTGCTTCCATTCTGCAATCTTCGCTGGAGAAATATGATTACAAAGTGACGAGGGCCACCGATTTCAAGGCGCTGAAGGAAGAGCTGCTTGCGGTGAACCCGGATTTGATTTTGCTCGATATTCATTTGCCGGCCTATGACGGATTCTATTGGTGCCGGCAGTTCCGGATGGTGACCAATGCCCCGATTATTTTCGTGTCCGCGCGTACCGGAGAGATGGACCAGGTGATGGCGATTGAGAACGGGGGCGACGATTTCATCACGAAGCCGTTCCATCTTGATGTGCTCCTGGCGAAGGTCAAGGGCGTCCTGCGCCGAACATACGGGGAGTATGCTTCCACCAACGGCGGCGAGGAGCTGGTCGTGCATGGCTTGAGCCTGCACCGCTCCCGGAATACGCTGGAATGGAAGGGAAGCCGCGTCGATCTGACGAAGAATGAGGCGCTGCTGCTCGCTGTGCTTATGGAGCGCGCCGGTCATATCGTCTCCCGGGAGACGCTGCTGGAGACGCTGTGGGATGATGTCGACTTCGTGGACGATAACACGCTCACCGTGAATGTGACCCGCGTGCGCAAGAAGCTGGAGGAGATTGGCATTCATAAGGCGATCGAGACGATGCGCGGACAGGGATACCGCTTGCAGACGTCGTGGACGGAAGACGGGGATTGGGCATGA
- the ric gene encoding iron-sulfur cluster repair di-iron protein, with product MFTEEMTVRDAVLRYPAASDLFKRLKIDFCCGGNRPIHEAAAERGLAAEEVITELNRMREAAPAAGTGVDWQFMSSRSLIEYIVNKHHQYLREQLPAITANVARVYHVHGGDQPHLAKVHETFLQLKAELEAHIEKEEDSHFPLILRYEDDPEATAAEARAVVAELAEEHDGAGALLKRLREETSDFTPPEGACTTYRVAYARLEELESMTFEHVHLENNVLFPRIAG from the coding sequence ATGTTTACGGAGGAGATGACGGTACGCGATGCCGTGCTGCGTTATCCGGCGGCGAGCGATTTATTTAAGCGGTTGAAAATTGATTTCTGCTGCGGGGGCAACCGTCCGATACACGAAGCCGCCGCCGAACGGGGACTTGCGGCAGAAGAGGTTATCACCGAGTTGAACCGGATGCGTGAAGCGGCTCCTGCGGCGGGAACGGGCGTCGATTGGCAGTTCATGTCTTCCCGCTCGCTGATTGAATATATCGTGAATAAGCATCACCAGTACTTGCGCGAGCAGCTGCCGGCAATAACGGCGAATGTGGCGCGCGTATATCATGTGCATGGCGGGGATCAACCCCATCTGGCCAAGGTGCATGAGACGTTCTTGCAGCTGAAGGCCGAACTGGAGGCGCATATCGAGAAGGAGGAAGATTCTCACTTCCCGCTCATCCTCCGGTATGAGGACGATCCGGAAGCGACGGCGGCGGAAGCCCGGGCCGTGGTAGCGGAGCTGGCGGAGGAGCATGATGGAGCCGGGGCGCTGCTGAAGCGGCTGCGAGAGGAAACATCGGATTTCACGCCGCCGGAAGGCGCCTGCACGACCTACCGCGTCGCCTATGCGCGGCTGGAAGAGCTGGAATCGATGACCTTCGAGCATGTGCATTTGGAAAATAATGTGCTGTTCCCGCGTATTGCCGGTTAA
- a CDS encoding ABC transporter permease, with protein MTYRQLAINNIKGSWHRYGAYFLSCVFAVMIFFVYASIIYHPEVANGKIQESDYVRQLMIACEVLIMVFSFFFILYSSSAFLKSRQKELGLLSLFGSTKGQLRMLVFYENMLISIMAIVVGIGSGMVLLKLFLMAMSRLLRVSEPLSFYISPSAIGLTSIGYLLLFAFITLFSLRHVSRVEIIHLIRADKEPKSPPKFSWFLVFLSVLTLGSGYGLAYVTDFRLFVLSAMPIIGLTVLGTYFLFTQLSVAIIRGLQKNKRFYYRGTHLLNVSQAAFKMKDNARVLFNVSILCAVVLTATATVYAFDQGMRISIRLNNPFVLTMSAGKADQPPVTPDRIERLAEQMKHHVTFSDKARVVDAMVKEGRLEYYGALVGESDYNRLAGELGYDPVRIEQGKGILVDQRDMLLNANFSEDMREGERLSVRVEGQAKPFQLEIQEVHANQIVLTRSVSYRLFVVPDALLERVYRQAPADQAQTLYVMNWTDWEDAMPLMERIREMRDPASEFEIYSRTEDWNDTRQSSSLGLFIGLFISLLFFIASGSVIYFKLFTELQDDQAHFRALTRIGLSVAEIRRVVTFQVGLIFFAPCIVGSIHTLFAMKTLTNLMNINVMGYGVTVVGLFVLMQTLYFLMARRTYMGKILEEAVV; from the coding sequence ATGACGTACCGACAGCTCGCTATCAATAATATTAAAGGCAGTTGGCATCGGTACGGCGCTTATTTTCTCAGCTGCGTCTTCGCCGTCATGATCTTTTTCGTGTACGCGTCGATTATTTACCATCCGGAGGTGGCGAACGGCAAAATACAGGAAAGCGACTATGTGCGCCAGCTGATGATTGCATGCGAAGTGCTCATCATGGTGTTCTCGTTTTTTTTCATCCTGTATTCGAGCTCCGCTTTTCTCAAATCCCGGCAAAAAGAGCTTGGCTTGTTATCCTTGTTCGGCTCGACCAAAGGCCAGCTCCGCATGCTGGTGTTCTATGAAAACATGCTGATCTCCATCATGGCGATCGTCGTAGGCATCGGAAGCGGCATGGTGCTGCTGAAGCTGTTCCTGATGGCGATGTCCCGGCTGTTGCGGGTGAGCGAGCCGCTGAGCTTCTATATCAGTCCGTCTGCGATCGGGCTGACATCCATCGGCTATCTGCTGCTGTTCGCCTTCATTACGCTCTTCTCGCTGCGCCATGTGAGCCGGGTCGAGATTATCCATTTGATCCGGGCGGACAAGGAGCCGAAGTCGCCCCCCAAGTTTTCCTGGTTCCTCGTGTTCCTGTCGGTGCTGACGCTCGGGAGCGGGTACGGTCTGGCTTATGTGACCGATTTTAGACTGTTCGTTCTGTCGGCGATGCCGATTATCGGGCTGACTGTGCTCGGCACGTATTTTTTATTCACGCAGCTCAGCGTGGCGATCATTCGGGGGCTGCAGAAAAATAAGCGGTTCTATTACCGGGGCACTCATCTCCTGAATGTCTCTCAAGCGGCCTTCAAAATGAAGGATAATGCCCGTGTGCTGTTCAACGTGTCGATTCTATGCGCCGTCGTCCTTACCGCCACCGCTACCGTATACGCCTTCGATCAAGGGATGCGAATCTCAATCAGACTCAACAATCCGTTCGTATTGACGATGTCCGCGGGCAAGGCGGATCAACCTCCGGTCACGCCGGACCGCATCGAGCGGCTGGCGGAGCAAATGAAGCATCACGTCACCTTCTCCGACAAGGCCCGCGTCGTCGATGCGATGGTGAAGGAGGGCAGGCTGGAGTATTATGGGGCATTGGTTGGGGAATCCGACTATAATCGGCTTGCCGGAGAGTTGGGGTATGACCCTGTCCGGATTGAGCAAGGCAAAGGGATTCTGGTCGATCAGCGCGATATGCTGCTTAATGCAAATTTCTCCGAGGATATGCGGGAAGGCGAGCGCCTTTCTGTTCGAGTCGAAGGTCAAGCGAAGCCGTTTCAGCTTGAGATTCAGGAGGTGCATGCGAACCAGATCGTATTGACGAGGAGCGTCAGCTACCGTTTGTTCGTCGTTCCTGACGCCCTGTTAGAACGAGTGTACCGGCAGGCGCCGGCGGATCAGGCGCAGACGTTGTATGTCATGAACTGGACCGATTGGGAGGATGCGATGCCCCTGATGGAACGGATTCGGGAGATGCGGGATCCGGCTTCGGAATTCGAGATTTACAGCCGGACCGAGGATTGGAACGATACCCGGCAATCCTCCTCGCTCGGACTGTTCATCGGCTTGTTCATCAGTCTGCTGTTCTTCATCGCGAGCGGCAGCGTCATTTACTTCAAGCTGTTCACGGAGCTGCAGGATGACCAGGCTCATTTCCGGGCGCTGACCCGCATCGGTCTGTCGGTCGCGGAGATTCGCCGCGTCGTGACCTTTCAGGTGGGGCTCATCTTCTTCGCCCCATGCATCGTTGGCAGCATCCATACGCTGTTCGCGATGAAGACATTGACCAATCTGATGAATATCAATGTGATGGGATACGGCGTTACGGTGGTTGGCTTGTTCGTTCTGATGCAGACGCTCTATTTTTTGATGGCGCGTCGCACTTATATGGGCAAGATTTTGGAGGAGGCCGTCGTCTAG
- a CDS encoding sensor histidine kinase: MTFWRFVKDRLLLVLACFAALFVALLVVWLDLGIGQRYLYSGSLTYVFVLGGAVILLGLIYDYSRQKRWFREMKNAEENASSNDFTLCLQHPETQEQERVHGLISRQYSAYMDDLLTMQKNREQHLHFTNQWVHHMKTPVSVLHLISQQTPQPLSLEETEQLLRSIAEETDRLARGLDMMLHTARMEKFDLDLHVTGLSLQHVIRQVINQNKKALIRYQIYPKVTPGDTMVESDEKWLAFILTQLVTNAIKYMKDKEGAKSLQFTVQQAGGAVQLRVQDEGVGIEPHDIPRIFDAFFTGENGRREGDATGMGLYLVKQVCGKLGHTISVESEPHAGTTFTLGFHSDGIHRI; the protein is encoded by the coding sequence ATGACCTTTTGGCGCTTTGTGAAGGATCGGTTGCTCCTTGTGCTCGCCTGCTTCGCCGCTTTATTCGTCGCCCTGCTTGTCGTATGGCTGGATCTCGGAATCGGCCAGCGCTATCTGTACAGCGGGAGCCTGACCTACGTATTCGTGCTGGGCGGGGCCGTCATCCTCCTTGGGTTAATCTATGACTATTCGCGGCAGAAGCGCTGGTTCCGCGAGATGAAGAATGCGGAGGAGAATGCGAGCAGCAATGATTTCACGCTCTGTCTTCAGCATCCGGAGACGCAGGAGCAGGAGCGGGTTCACGGCTTGATCAGCCGCCAGTACAGCGCCTACATGGACGATCTGCTGACGATGCAGAAGAACCGGGAGCAGCATCTTCATTTTACGAACCAATGGGTTCATCATATGAAGACGCCGGTGTCGGTGCTGCATCTGATCTCGCAGCAGACGCCACAGCCGCTGTCGCTGGAGGAGACGGAGCAGCTGCTGCGCAGCATCGCGGAAGAGACGGATCGGCTCGCGCGCGGCCTCGATATGATGCTGCATACGGCCCGCATGGAGAAGTTCGACCTTGATCTGCACGTGACGGGACTGTCGCTGCAGCATGTCATCCGGCAGGTCATCAATCAGAATAAAAAAGCACTCATTCGTTACCAAATCTATCCGAAGGTCACGCCTGGCGACACGATGGTCGAGAGCGATGAGAAATGGCTGGCGTTCATTCTGACCCAGCTGGTCACGAACGCGATCAAATATATGAAGGATAAGGAAGGGGCCAAATCGCTCCAGTTCACGGTTCAGCAGGCCGGCGGCGCCGTGCAGCTCCGGGTGCAGGATGAGGGGGTCGGCATCGAGCCGCATGATATCCCGCGCATCTTCGATGCCTTCTTCACCGGGGAGAATGGACGCCGGGAAGGAGATGCCACCGGGATGGGGCTGTATCTGGTCAAGCAGGTGTGCGGCAAGCTCGGTCATACGATAAGCGTCGAATCGGAGCCGCATGCGGGCACGACCTTCACCCTTGGCTTCCATTCCGACGGCATCCACCGCATATGA
- a CDS encoding solute symporter family protein — MSTTAFILFLAIVMLTMVITYIAAKKTRSAADFYTAGGGLKGWQNGLAIAGDYMSAASFLGIAGSIALVGFDGFFYSIGFLVAYLVVLYLVAEPLRNLGKFTLADMIAARFNNMKIRGVAALNTVTISTFYMIAQLVGAGALIKLLLGIDYVWAVLIVGCLMTLYVVFGGMHATSWVQIIKAILLMGGTFLLSIFVFSKFNFSLTGMFEQMKTATPLGEAFLNPGNKYTNPLDTLSLNLGLVLGTAGLPHILIRFFTVKDAPTARSSVVYATWIIGLFYILTIFLGFGAAAFVGTDAILAADKGGNMAAPLLAQALGGDFFFALISAVAFATILAVVTGLVLSAASAFAHDFYNHIVRKGKANEREQMKAARFASIGVSVLSIALALLASKLNVAFLVGLAFAVAASANLPVILFTIFWRRFNTAGAISGMLTGLLSAIALVAVSPSIWDPAGKAIFIGEPLITLTNPGIISIPLGFIGAWIGTIVSSRSKDADAKFDEVLVKANTGIHM, encoded by the coding sequence ATGAGCACAACGGCGTTCATTTTGTTTTTGGCCATCGTGATGCTGACCATGGTCATTACATACATAGCGGCGAAGAAGACGCGCAGCGCAGCGGATTTCTACACGGCTGGCGGCGGCCTGAAGGGCTGGCAGAACGGGCTGGCCATCGCGGGGGATTATATGTCCGCGGCTTCGTTCCTGGGCATCGCCGGATCGATCGCTCTCGTCGGCTTCGACGGCTTCTTCTATTCGATCGGCTTCCTCGTCGCCTATCTCGTCGTCCTGTATCTTGTCGCGGAGCCTTTGCGCAATCTGGGCAAGTTCACCTTGGCCGATATGATTGCCGCCCGCTTCAATAATATGAAAATCCGGGGCGTCGCCGCGCTGAATACGGTGACGATCTCGACCTTCTATATGATCGCCCAGCTCGTCGGGGCCGGGGCGCTCATCAAGCTGCTGCTCGGGATCGATTATGTATGGGCCGTCCTCATCGTCGGCTGCCTGATGACGCTGTATGTCGTCTTCGGCGGCATGCATGCCACCTCATGGGTGCAGATCATCAAGGCGATCCTGCTCATGGGCGGGACCTTCCTGCTCTCCATCTTCGTCTTCTCCAAATTCAACTTCAGTCTGACCGGCATGTTCGAGCAGATGAAGACGGCGACTCCGCTCGGGGAAGCCTTTTTGAATCCGGGCAACAAATACACCAATCCGCTGGATACGCTCTCGCTCAATCTCGGACTGGTGCTCGGAACCGCCGGCCTGCCGCATATTCTTATTCGCTTCTTCACGGTGAAGGACGCGCCGACAGCCCGTTCCTCGGTCGTCTATGCCACCTGGATTATCGGCCTGTTCTACATCCTGACCATCTTCCTCGGCTTCGGCGCCGCCGCCTTCGTCGGGACCGACGCGATACTCGCGGCGGACAAGGGCGGCAATATGGCCGCGCCGCTTCTGGCCCAGGCGCTCGGCGGCGATTTCTTCTTCGCCCTGATCTCGGCTGTCGCGTTCGCGACCATTCTCGCTGTCGTCACCGGCCTGGTCCTCTCGGCCGCCTCCGCCTTCGCGCATGATTTCTACAACCATATCGTGCGCAAGGGCAAAGCCAATGAACGCGAGCAGATGAAGGCCGCCCGCTTCGCCTCCATCGGCGTATCGGTGCTCTCGATTGCCTTGGCGCTGCTCGCTTCGAAGCTGAATGTCGCCTTCCTGGTCGGCCTTGCCTTCGCCGTCGCGGCCAGCGCGAACCTTCCGGTCATTCTGTTCACGATCTTCTGGCGCCGCTTCAATACGGCGGGGGCGATCAGCGGCATGCTGACCGGATTGCTGTCGGCGATTGCGCTCGTCGCTGTCTCCCCGAGCATCTGGGATCCGGCCGGCAAGGCGATCTTCATCGGAGAGCCGCTCATCACGCTTACGAACCCGGGCATTATCTCGATCCCGCTCGGCTTCATCGGCGCCTGGATCGGGACGATCGTGTCATCGCGCAGCAAAGATGCGGATGCGAAGTTCGATGAGGTGCTGGTCAAAGCCAACACCGGCATTCATATGTAA